Proteins from a single region of Felis catus isolate Fca126 chromosome B4, F.catus_Fca126_mat1.0, whole genome shotgun sequence:
- the GRAP2 gene encoding GRB2-related adapter protein 2 isoform X1, with the protein MEAIAKFDFTASGEDELSFHTGDVLKILSNQEEWFKAELGSQEGYVPKNFIDIQFPEWFHEGLSRHQAENLLMGKEVGFFIIRASQSSPGDFSISVRHEDDVQHFKVMRDTKGNYFLWTEKFPSLNKLVDYYRTTSISKQKQIFLRDRTREDQGHRGNSLDRRPQGGPHLSGPGGEEIRPSMNRKLSDHPAPPPSQYPPAPPQQQRYLQHPHFHQERRGTSLDINDGHCGVGMASEMNAALMHRRHTDPVQLQVAGSLLRVTVAPKASPAALARQDPSVFPRQRVRWARALYDFEALEDDELGFRCGEVVEVLDSSNPSWWTGRLHNKLGLFPANYVAPMMR; encoded by the exons ATCTTAAGTAACCAAGAGGAGTGGTTCAAGGCGGAGCTTGGGAGCCAAGAAGGATATGTGCCCAAGAATTTTATAGACATCCAGTTTCCTGA ATGGTTTCACGAAGGCCTCTCCCGACACCAGGCAGAGAACTTACTGATGGGCAAGGAGGTTGGTTTCTTCATCATCCGGGCCAGCCAGAGCTCCCCAGGGGACTTCTCCATCTCTGTCAG GCATGAGGATGATGTTCAGCACTTCAAGGTCATGAGAGACACCAAGGGTAATTACTTCCTGTGGACAGAGAAGTTTCCATCTCTAAATAAGCTGGTGGACTACTACAGGACGACCTCCATCTCCAAACAGAAGCAGATCTTTCTGAGGGATAGAACCCGAGAGGATCAG GGTCACCGGGGCAACAGCCTGGACCGGAGGCCCCAGGGAGGCCCACACCTCAGCGGGCCCGGGGGAGAAGAAATCCGGCCGTCGATGAACCGGAAGCTGTCGGATCATCCAGCGCCCCCTCCCTCGCAGTACCCCCCGGCACCGCCACAGCAGCAGCGCTATCTACAGCACCCCCACTTTCATCAG GAACGCCGGGGAACCAGCCTTGACATAAACGACGGGCACTGTGGCGTGGGCATGGCCAGCGAAATGAACGCCGCCCTCATGCACCGGAGACACACAGACCCAGTTCAGCTCCAAGTGGCCGGG AGCCTCCTCCGTGTGACCGTGGCTCCCAAGGCCAGCCCAGCCGCCCTGGCTCGGCAGGACCCCTCTGTGTTTCCCCGACAGCGAGTGCGGTGGGCCCGGGCGCTGTACGACTTCGAGGCCCTTGAGGACGACGAGCTGGGCTTCCGCTGCGGAGAGGTGGTGGAGGTGCTGGACAGCTCCAACCCGTCCTGGTGGACCGGCCGCCTGCACAACAAGCTCGGCCTCTTCCCCGCCAACTACGTGGCCCCCATGATGCGATGA
- the GRAP2 gene encoding GRB2-related adapter protein 2 isoform X2 has translation MEAIAKFDFTASGEDELSFHTGDVLKILSNQEEWFKAELGSQEGYVPKNFIDIQFPEWFHEGLSRHQAENLLMGKEVGFFIIRASQSSPGDFSISVRHEDDVQHFKVMRDTKGNYFLWTEKFPSLNKLVDYYRTTSISKQKQIFLRDRTREDQGHRGNSLDRRPQGGPHLSGPGGEEIRPSMNRKLSDHPAPPPSQYPPAPPQQQRYLQHPHFHQERRGTSLDINDGHCGVGMASEMNAALMHRRHTDPVQLQVAGRVRWARALYDFEALEDDELGFRCGEVVEVLDSSNPSWWTGRLHNKLGLFPANYVAPMMR, from the exons ATCTTAAGTAACCAAGAGGAGTGGTTCAAGGCGGAGCTTGGGAGCCAAGAAGGATATGTGCCCAAGAATTTTATAGACATCCAGTTTCCTGA ATGGTTTCACGAAGGCCTCTCCCGACACCAGGCAGAGAACTTACTGATGGGCAAGGAGGTTGGTTTCTTCATCATCCGGGCCAGCCAGAGCTCCCCAGGGGACTTCTCCATCTCTGTCAG GCATGAGGATGATGTTCAGCACTTCAAGGTCATGAGAGACACCAAGGGTAATTACTTCCTGTGGACAGAGAAGTTTCCATCTCTAAATAAGCTGGTGGACTACTACAGGACGACCTCCATCTCCAAACAGAAGCAGATCTTTCTGAGGGATAGAACCCGAGAGGATCAG GGTCACCGGGGCAACAGCCTGGACCGGAGGCCCCAGGGAGGCCCACACCTCAGCGGGCCCGGGGGAGAAGAAATCCGGCCGTCGATGAACCGGAAGCTGTCGGATCATCCAGCGCCCCCTCCCTCGCAGTACCCCCCGGCACCGCCACAGCAGCAGCGCTATCTACAGCACCCCCACTTTCATCAG GAACGCCGGGGAACCAGCCTTGACATAAACGACGGGCACTGTGGCGTGGGCATGGCCAGCGAAATGAACGCCGCCCTCATGCACCGGAGACACACAGACCCAGTTCAGCTCCAAGTGGCCGGG CGAGTGCGGTGGGCCCGGGCGCTGTACGACTTCGAGGCCCTTGAGGACGACGAGCTGGGCTTCCGCTGCGGAGAGGTGGTGGAGGTGCTGGACAGCTCCAACCCGTCCTGGTGGACCGGCCGCCTGCACAACAAGCTCGGCCTCTTCCCCGCCAACTACGTGGCCCCCATGATGCGATGA
- the GRAP2 gene encoding GRB2-related adapter protein 2 isoform X3 produces the protein MEAIAKFDFTASGEDELSFHTGDVLKILSNQEEWFKAELGSQEGYVPKNFIDIQFPEHEDDVQHFKVMRDTKGNYFLWTEKFPSLNKLVDYYRTTSISKQKQIFLRDRTREDQGHRGNSLDRRPQGGPHLSGPGGEEIRPSMNRKLSDHPAPPPSQYPPAPPQQQRYLQHPHFHQERRGTSLDINDGHCGVGMASEMNAALMHRRHTDPVQLQVAGSLLRVTVAPKASPAALARQDPSVFPRQRVRWARALYDFEALEDDELGFRCGEVVEVLDSSNPSWWTGRLHNKLGLFPANYVAPMMR, from the exons ATCTTAAGTAACCAAGAGGAGTGGTTCAAGGCGGAGCTTGGGAGCCAAGAAGGATATGTGCCCAAGAATTTTATAGACATCCAGTTTCCTGA GCATGAGGATGATGTTCAGCACTTCAAGGTCATGAGAGACACCAAGGGTAATTACTTCCTGTGGACAGAGAAGTTTCCATCTCTAAATAAGCTGGTGGACTACTACAGGACGACCTCCATCTCCAAACAGAAGCAGATCTTTCTGAGGGATAGAACCCGAGAGGATCAG GGTCACCGGGGCAACAGCCTGGACCGGAGGCCCCAGGGAGGCCCACACCTCAGCGGGCCCGGGGGAGAAGAAATCCGGCCGTCGATGAACCGGAAGCTGTCGGATCATCCAGCGCCCCCTCCCTCGCAGTACCCCCCGGCACCGCCACAGCAGCAGCGCTATCTACAGCACCCCCACTTTCATCAG GAACGCCGGGGAACCAGCCTTGACATAAACGACGGGCACTGTGGCGTGGGCATGGCCAGCGAAATGAACGCCGCCCTCATGCACCGGAGACACACAGACCCAGTTCAGCTCCAAGTGGCCGGG AGCCTCCTCCGTGTGACCGTGGCTCCCAAGGCCAGCCCAGCCGCCCTGGCTCGGCAGGACCCCTCTGTGTTTCCCCGACAGCGAGTGCGGTGGGCCCGGGCGCTGTACGACTTCGAGGCCCTTGAGGACGACGAGCTGGGCTTCCGCTGCGGAGAGGTGGTGGAGGTGCTGGACAGCTCCAACCCGTCCTGGTGGACCGGCCGCCTGCACAACAAGCTCGGCCTCTTCCCCGCCAACTACGTGGCCCCCATGATGCGATGA
- the GRAP2 gene encoding GRB2-related adapter protein 2 isoform X4, with product MGKEVGFFIIRASQSSPGDFSISVRHEDDVQHFKVMRDTKGNYFLWTEKFPSLNKLVDYYRTTSISKQKQIFLRDRTREDQGHRGNSLDRRPQGGPHLSGPGGEEIRPSMNRKLSDHPAPPPSQYPPAPPQQQRYLQHPHFHQERRGTSLDINDGHCGVGMASEMNAALMHRRHTDPVQLQVAGSLLRVTVAPKASPAALARQDPSVFPRQRVRWARALYDFEALEDDELGFRCGEVVEVLDSSNPSWWTGRLHNKLGLFPANYVAPMMR from the exons ATGGGCAAGGAGGTTGGTTTCTTCATCATCCGGGCCAGCCAGAGCTCCCCAGGGGACTTCTCCATCTCTGTCAG GCATGAGGATGATGTTCAGCACTTCAAGGTCATGAGAGACACCAAGGGTAATTACTTCCTGTGGACAGAGAAGTTTCCATCTCTAAATAAGCTGGTGGACTACTACAGGACGACCTCCATCTCCAAACAGAAGCAGATCTTTCTGAGGGATAGAACCCGAGAGGATCAG GGTCACCGGGGCAACAGCCTGGACCGGAGGCCCCAGGGAGGCCCACACCTCAGCGGGCCCGGGGGAGAAGAAATCCGGCCGTCGATGAACCGGAAGCTGTCGGATCATCCAGCGCCCCCTCCCTCGCAGTACCCCCCGGCACCGCCACAGCAGCAGCGCTATCTACAGCACCCCCACTTTCATCAG GAACGCCGGGGAACCAGCCTTGACATAAACGACGGGCACTGTGGCGTGGGCATGGCCAGCGAAATGAACGCCGCCCTCATGCACCGGAGACACACAGACCCAGTTCAGCTCCAAGTGGCCGGG AGCCTCCTCCGTGTGACCGTGGCTCCCAAGGCCAGCCCAGCCGCCCTGGCTCGGCAGGACCCCTCTGTGTTTCCCCGACAGCGAGTGCGGTGGGCCCGGGCGCTGTACGACTTCGAGGCCCTTGAGGACGACGAGCTGGGCTTCCGCTGCGGAGAGGTGGTGGAGGTGCTGGACAGCTCCAACCCGTCCTGGTGGACCGGCCGCCTGCACAACAAGCTCGGCCTCTTCCCCGCCAACTACGTGGCCCCCATGATGCGATGA